A window of the Novipirellula caenicola genome harbors these coding sequences:
- the fusA gene encoding elongation factor G translates to MKLDKLRNIGISAHIDSGKTTLSERILFYTGRIHKIEEVRGGGDGATMDHMELEKERGITITSAATSVEWKGHPINLIDTPGHVDFTVEVERSLRVLDGAVLVLCSVGGVQSQSITVDRQMKRYQIPRLAFINKMDRTGANPFRVLKQLREKLGAEAFFMQYPIGAEENYQGAVDLIEMVAYLHEGNEGEKVVSAPIPEDIKDECEEARVQMLEALSMYSDEMMELLLSEEEVPKELIYKVTRDAVLGGATPVYMGTAFKNKGVQPLLDAVIRYLPSPLDREIRGRDPKDEERRIELLPDPERPFVGMAFKIVDDPFGQLTFMRVYQGTIKKGEGYVNQRTGKTERFSRIVRMHSNKREEIDEATAGDIIAVMGIDSASGDTYAASRDFCTLESMFVADPVIKIAVAPATRSDGDKLAKALQRFRKEDPTFRVETDEETNEILISGMGELHLEVYIERIRREYGVEIEVGAPKVSYRESPTKMVEFDYKHKKQSGGSGQFAHIKGKLSPIESNSEDSFEFEDHVVGGRIPKQYIPAIEKGFRDILKKGPVAEYPVVGTRIDLDDGSFHEVDSSEKAFYTAAQGCFREYFKKADPKLLEPIMNVEIEVPEDFQGTVVGDVIRRRGIMQSNDIIEGNSIIKAEVPLAETFGYATDLRSMTQGQGTFSMELATYRQTPSNIQADIIEAKRKADLVGSK, encoded by the coding sequence ATGAAGCTGGATAAACTCAGAAATATCGGAATTAGCGCCCACATCGACTCGGGAAAAACGACCCTCAGCGAGCGAATTCTGTTTTACACCGGGCGAATCCACAAAATCGAAGAAGTTCGCGGTGGTGGTGACGGCGCGACGATGGACCATATGGAACTGGAAAAAGAGCGTGGAATCACGATCACCAGTGCCGCGACGAGCGTCGAGTGGAAAGGCCACCCCATCAACTTGATCGATACCCCAGGCCACGTTGACTTTACCGTCGAGGTCGAGCGATCGCTTCGTGTTCTCGATGGTGCGGTACTCGTGCTCTGCAGCGTTGGTGGTGTGCAAAGCCAATCGATCACGGTCGATCGCCAGATGAAACGCTACCAGATTCCTCGTTTGGCCTTCATCAACAAGATGGACCGAACCGGAGCAAACCCGTTCCGCGTGCTAAAGCAACTTCGCGAGAAATTGGGTGCCGAAGCGTTCTTCATGCAGTACCCCATCGGTGCTGAAGAGAACTACCAAGGTGCGGTCGACTTGATCGAAATGGTGGCCTATCTGCACGAAGGCAACGAAGGCGAAAAAGTCGTCTCGGCTCCAATTCCCGAAGACATCAAGGACGAGTGCGAAGAAGCACGCGTGCAGATGCTCGAAGCGTTGTCGATGTACAGCGACGAGATGATGGAATTGCTGCTCAGCGAAGAAGAAGTTCCTAAGGAACTGATTTACAAAGTCACTCGCGATGCCGTGCTCGGTGGGGCCACCCCCGTCTACATGGGAACAGCGTTCAAGAACAAAGGGGTCCAACCGCTGTTGGATGCCGTGATTCGCTACCTGCCTAGCCCGCTGGATCGCGAAATTCGTGGACGTGACCCTAAAGACGAAGAGCGTCGCATCGAATTGCTGCCCGACCCAGAGCGTCCGTTCGTCGGCATGGCGTTCAAGATCGTTGACGATCCGTTCGGCCAATTGACCTTCATGCGTGTCTACCAAGGCACGATCAAGAAGGGCGAAGGCTACGTCAACCAACGTACCGGCAAGACCGAGCGATTCAGCCGCATCGTGCGAATGCACAGTAACAAACGTGAGGAAATCGACGAAGCCACTGCGGGCGATATTATCGCCGTGATGGGAATCGATTCCGCCAGTGGTGATACGTACGCTGCATCACGTGACTTCTGTACGCTTGAATCGATGTTCGTTGCCGATCCGGTCATCAAAATCGCGGTTGCTCCGGCAACACGAAGCGACGGAGACAAGTTGGCCAAGGCACTGCAACGATTCCGTAAGGAAGACCCGACGTTCCGAGTCGAAACCGATGAAGAAACCAACGAGATCCTGATCAGCGGGATGGGCGAGCTTCACCTGGAAGTTTACATCGAACGAATTCGCCGCGAGTATGGCGTCGAAATCGAAGTCGGTGCTCCGAAGGTTAGCTACCGTGAAAGTCCAACCAAGATGGTTGAATTCGACTACAAACACAAGAAACAAAGTGGTGGTAGTGGTCAATTCGCTCACATCAAGGGCAAGCTCAGCCCGATCGAATCCAACAGCGAAGACAGCTTCGAATTCGAAGATCACGTTGTCGGTGGACGGATTCCGAAGCAGTACATCCCGGCGATCGAAAAGGGCTTCCGCGACATTTTGAAGAAGGGCCCCGTTGCCGAGTATCCTGTGGTGGGAACCCGTATCGATTTGGATGACGGTAGCTTCCACGAAGTTGACTCGTCGGAAAAAGCGTTCTACACAGCCGCCCAAGGTTGCTTCCGCGAGTACTTCAAGAAAGCCGATCCGAAGCTGCTTGAACCGATCATGAACGTTGAAATCGAAGTCCCCGAAGACTTCCAAGGTACCGTCGTGGGCGACGTCATTCGCCGACGCGGAATCATGCAAAGCAACGACATCATCGAAGGCAACAGCATCATCAAGGCAGAAGTCCCGTTGGCGGAAACCTTTGGTTACGCCACGGACCTGCGAAGTATGACGCAAGGCCAAGGAACGTTCTCGATGGAATTGGCGACCTATCGTCAAACCCCATCGAACATCCAAGCCGACATCATCGAAGCGAAGCGTAAAGCCGACTTGGTTGGCAGCAAGTAA
- the rpsR gene encoding 30S ribosomal protein S18 — MPPRPMSTRSRARKRSRVRTRTKKKDPIFVDGQRPRPMYVDYKDIELLKKMVNRQGRIAGRRKSGCTAASQHAVTAAIKRARFMALLPFVGE, encoded by the coding sequence ATGCCACCACGTCCAATGAGCACGCGAAGTCGTGCCCGCAAACGTTCACGCGTCCGAACCCGGACCAAAAAGAAAGATCCAATTTTCGTCGATGGTCAACGACCACGGCCGATGTACGTCGATTACAAGGACATCGAGCTGCTGAAGAAGATGGTCAACCGTCAAGGCCGTATCGCGGGTCGTCGCAAGAGCGGCTGTACCGCCGCCAGCCAACACGCGGTAACCGCCGCGATCAAACGAGCTCGTTTCATGGCCCTTTTGCCATTCGTTGGCGAGTAA
- a CDS encoding thioesterase family protein: MFTTQRQVEFRDTDAAGIVHFSAFFPMMEAAEHAMLRSLGISVMARPDDSGHPSGLQSAESPPHVTWPRVSAHCDYRAAARFEDILNIAVTVLRLGNSSVEYGIRFSRSASADHPEQSDPSSPTLIAEGRLTAVCCTLSPGGKLKKTPIPEDLRKLLAKHLDSQTFSADQA; the protein is encoded by the coding sequence GTGTTTACCACCCAACGCCAAGTCGAGTTTCGCGATACGGATGCGGCCGGAATTGTCCATTTTTCGGCCTTTTTCCCGATGATGGAAGCCGCAGAGCATGCCATGCTCCGCTCGTTGGGCATCTCCGTCATGGCTCGCCCCGATGATTCCGGGCACCCGTCAGGATTGCAATCCGCGGAATCGCCGCCGCATGTCACGTGGCCTCGCGTTTCGGCTCACTGTGATTACCGCGCCGCCGCCCGTTTCGAGGATATCCTTAACATTGCCGTCACGGTTCTTCGGCTCGGCAATAGCAGCGTCGAGTATGGAATTCGGTTTTCACGATCCGCATCCGCGGACCATCCCGAGCAGTCCGATCCATCGAGTCCAACGCTGATCGCCGAAGGCAGGTTGACCGCCGTTTGCTGCACCCTCTCCCCCGGCGGGAAGCTAAAAAAGACGCCGATTCCCGAGGACTTGCGGAAGTTGCTCGCAAAGCATCTCGATTCGCAAACCTTTTCTGCGGACCAAGCGTAG
- a CDS encoding ABC transporter permease, translated as MPSFASVPGLASSNSFACSDLTAMLGHPALIVGWAKWLPAWITPLWVLSIGLLLGAIAVVVVYGILSVLSLVPLLGQLADKPRRGITASLIVGGIIAAGLCATYIPIAGEYSNTLFLPLICIGLVLGFGVIYGMWHRTRNEWAAMVGEGVIPYLLSTMAVFAVIGLAGTPFVENPRSILDSIAAVNLVGDGTERVVVTVPASPDLPVGESPFVPANIDYQLRSVTGLTIESDRTVLLGDSADPAGFGRTPQRVNEGEKLVYSYENRDQPPIPSDPTRLHIQNREIDDATVVFTFNNQPMVPQASSIVVIAFTFFLTLTCLIVFRQAAPRVWALALSTAKNEMAQPLYLLLLAIGLFGVLLFGIYPFNTLGDDIRLLKDSGVTLIMVLGMVQAVWSAGTSVSEEIEGRTALTVLSKPVSRRSFILGKYAGIMLSVLVLFVILSAVLTVVISYKPIYDARETASGDTVWQTGHDEIMTTLPVLGLYLMETMAIGAIAVALATRLPLLANFITCFVIYVIGNLTSPLVASARDNNELVGFVGKLIAVVIPNLNIFNVQAAVDTGNQIPAIYLAGAFNYLVCFSIAIWMLAMLLFEDRDLA; from the coding sequence ATGCCTAGCTTCGCATCTGTTCCCGGTCTTGCCTCGTCCAATAGCTTTGCATGTTCAGATCTCACCGCGATGCTGGGGCATCCCGCTCTGATTGTCGGATGGGCCAAGTGGCTGCCTGCTTGGATTACCCCCCTGTGGGTGCTGTCGATTGGGTTGCTGTTGGGCGCGATTGCCGTGGTGGTGGTCTACGGCATTTTGTCGGTTTTGTCGCTCGTTCCGCTGCTGGGACAGCTGGCGGATAAGCCTCGGCGAGGCATCACGGCGTCGCTGATTGTCGGCGGCATTATCGCAGCCGGGTTGTGTGCGACCTACATCCCGATCGCAGGCGAATACTCCAACACGCTATTTTTACCGCTGATTTGTATCGGATTGGTGCTTGGGTTCGGCGTGATTTACGGTATGTGGCATCGCACCCGAAACGAATGGGCCGCGATGGTCGGCGAAGGGGTGATTCCGTATCTGTTGTCGACCATGGCTGTTTTTGCGGTCATCGGTTTGGCCGGGACCCCATTTGTCGAAAATCCACGTTCGATCCTCGATTCGATTGCGGCAGTCAATTTGGTGGGTGACGGGACCGAACGCGTCGTGGTGACGGTTCCCGCGTCGCCAGATCTGCCTGTGGGTGAATCTCCGTTTGTGCCAGCGAATATCGACTACCAACTTCGCAGCGTCACGGGTTTGACGATTGAGAGTGACCGGACCGTATTGCTGGGCGATTCGGCTGATCCTGCTGGCTTTGGCCGCACGCCCCAGCGAGTGAACGAAGGTGAAAAGTTAGTCTATAGCTATGAAAATCGCGATCAGCCACCGATTCCGTCGGATCCGACTCGGTTGCATATCCAGAACCGCGAAATCGACGACGCGACCGTGGTGTTTACCTTCAACAATCAGCCAATGGTGCCTCAAGCGAGCTCGATTGTGGTGATCGCCTTCACGTTCTTTCTAACGTTGACCTGTTTGATCGTGTTCCGCCAAGCGGCGCCGCGTGTTTGGGCATTGGCGTTGTCGACGGCCAAGAACGAAATGGCCCAGCCGCTATATCTGCTGCTGTTGGCGATTGGTTTGTTTGGCGTGCTGCTGTTTGGGATCTATCCGTTTAACACCCTCGGGGATGATATCCGTTTGCTCAAAGACAGCGGCGTGACGTTGATCATGGTGTTGGGGATGGTCCAAGCGGTGTGGAGTGCAGGAACCTCGGTCAGCGAAGAAATCGAGGGGCGTACCGCGTTGACGGTGCTCAGCAAACCGGTCAGCCGGCGATCCTTTATCCTTGGCAAGTATGCCGGGATCATGTTGTCGGTGTTGGTGTTGTTCGTGATTCTGTCGGCGGTTTTGACGGTCGTGATCAGCTACAAACCGATCTACGACGCTCGAGAAACGGCCAGCGGTGATACCGTTTGGCAGACCGGTCATGACGAAATCATGACGACGCTTCCCGTGCTGGGGTTGTACTTGATGGAAACGATGGCGATCGGTGCGATCGCGGTGGCTTTGGCGACACGACTGCCGTTGCTCGCGAACTTTATCACCTGTTTCGTGATCTACGTGATCGGAAACTTGACCTCGCCGTTGGTGGCGTCAGCCCGTGACAACAACGAATTGGTGGGATTTGTCGGGAAATTAATTGCGGTGGTGATCCCGAACCTGAACATTTTTAACGTCCAGGCGGCGGTAGATACAGGAAATCAGATCCCGGCGATCTACTTGGCCGGTGCTTTTAATTATCTTGTATGTTTCTCGATCGCAATTTGGATGCTTGCGATGTTACTTTTTGAGGACCGCGACTTGGCTTAG
- a CDS encoding ABC transporter ATP-binding protein translates to MSRLAAPRSEPEASGAWTTYIWASLAGLLVPVIVGLVGLIAVLLDSKGFVGNEVRLGTHLSIYLPEPFTNQRPLVQLAQLVGITFVVACLFSLAVWLHRRDADSKARNVTKSLHRKVLQQSLRRAEIEGAAAQYVRAEQLIGTHLPAIQKGLSMWYRAVPRSVLMLVGCVVVALMVNVWLALLAVVSGIMLWQLYQRLRYRKGDEIANWEVPRSRRRMAEIVGQAPLLARLQTHGLADRSFESELDSLYRRLTAEESRSGQLWPLLFLATSVAVAVLLLGLGANLLIGDSGLSVPSALVLGLALGGAIISADRLAKLSFQLKESEPSSDAIYLYLQRSNDVAPSEQRVGLAGLRDSVRIDDVTLKDSTGKAILRNLSLQLTPNSFVALLGTETVSTRALTELIMGFGRPTEGQVSIDGIPLLDVHPQALARNVMWVEPSGPLWDGTIAENLRGGNQDINNRDLVEVLESLNVYEQLQRLPEGLNTYVTVGDSLLSSEITFAIGIARAILHKPAVVIAMEPPPPAEHLPDDPSLAGLKRLADAGALVVVLPRRLQTLRSADRVVLLNGPRIAGEGKHAELLSNSDLYRHLNYLLFNPYRHQK, encoded by the coding sequence ATGAGTAGACTTGCGGCACCACGAAGTGAACCTGAAGCCAGTGGTGCATGGACGACATACATCTGGGCATCGCTCGCGGGGCTATTGGTCCCTGTGATCGTGGGGCTAGTAGGGCTGATTGCCGTATTGCTGGATTCCAAAGGTTTCGTCGGCAACGAAGTCCGGCTTGGCACTCATCTCAGCATTTATCTGCCCGAGCCTTTTACGAACCAGCGTCCGCTCGTCCAATTGGCGCAGTTGGTCGGCATCACCTTTGTGGTCGCATGTCTGTTTTCGCTGGCCGTTTGGTTACACCGCCGTGATGCCGATTCGAAGGCTCGCAATGTCACCAAGTCGCTGCACCGCAAAGTCCTGCAGCAAAGTCTACGTCGCGCCGAAATCGAAGGCGCTGCGGCTCAATACGTGCGGGCCGAACAGCTGATCGGCACCCATTTGCCAGCGATCCAAAAAGGGCTCTCGATGTGGTATCGAGCGGTCCCGCGAAGCGTGTTGATGTTGGTGGGGTGTGTCGTCGTCGCGCTGATGGTGAATGTGTGGTTGGCGCTGCTTGCCGTGGTAAGTGGAATCATGCTGTGGCAGCTGTACCAACGGCTGCGTTATCGCAAAGGCGACGAGATAGCGAACTGGGAAGTCCCCAGGTCGCGTCGCCGGATGGCAGAGATTGTCGGGCAAGCACCACTGTTGGCCCGATTGCAGACGCATGGATTGGCCGATCGATCGTTCGAATCCGAACTCGACTCGTTGTATCGACGGTTGACGGCCGAAGAATCACGATCAGGCCAATTGTGGCCGCTGTTGTTTCTAGCGACCTCGGTGGCGGTGGCCGTGTTGCTGCTCGGGCTCGGAGCGAATTTGCTGATTGGCGACAGCGGTTTGAGTGTGCCCTCAGCACTCGTGTTGGGGCTGGCGTTGGGCGGCGCGATCATCAGCGCCGATCGCTTGGCCAAGCTGTCGTTTCAGCTAAAGGAGAGCGAACCGTCGAGCGACGCGATCTATTTGTACCTGCAGCGAAGCAATGATGTCGCACCAAGCGAGCAGCGAGTCGGGTTGGCGGGGCTGCGTGACTCGGTTCGTATCGACGATGTGACTCTGAAGGATTCGACCGGAAAAGCAATCCTGAGAAATCTGAGCCTGCAGCTTACGCCGAACAGTTTTGTTGCCCTGCTTGGCACCGAAACCGTGTCCACGCGAGCCTTGACGGAATTGATCATGGGTTTTGGTCGTCCCACCGAAGGCCAGGTCTCGATTGACGGAATTCCGCTACTGGACGTCCACCCGCAGGCGCTTGCACGCAATGTGATGTGGGTCGAACCGTCGGGGCCGCTTTGGGACGGTACCATTGCGGAGAATCTTCGTGGTGGCAACCAAGACATCAACAACCGTGATTTGGTCGAGGTGCTCGAGAGTCTGAATGTGTACGAGCAATTGCAGCGATTGCCCGAAGGACTTAATACCTACGTGACCGTTGGTGATTCGCTGTTGTCATCGGAGATCACCTTCGCAATCGGAATTGCCCGAGCGATTTTGCACAAGCCTGCGGTCGTGATTGCGATGGAGCCGCCTCCGCCCGCAGAACATCTGCCGGATGACCCAAGTTTGGCGGGGCTAAAGCGATTAGCCGATGCCGGTGCGTTGGTGGTCGTGCTGCCGCGACGGTTGCAAACACTGCGGTCGGCCGATCGTGTGGTGCTGCTAAACGGGCCGCGAATCGCAGGCGAAGGCAAGCATGCCGAATTGTTGTCCAACAGCGATCTGTACCGCCACCTTAATTACTTGTTATTCAATCCGTATCGGCATCAAAAATAG
- a CDS encoding A24 family peptidase produces the protein MFDFWLTLSLNLRLALLAILGLLSGAFANHVIYTWCWFARPISPWASPSPQAPKRQAIDRIPLVGWFSLRREAELHGRGFWIRPVLIEIGLAIAIPALYIFETQSGGLLAESLRVPQVLSMPWLITSGHRVFLGHAVLLVLMVAATFIDFDEQTIPDEITIPGTLFALLLGSISDWGFMPISLPIGGPAVELTRATFEAPWFPALGKWWTSTGLLTGLAIWSGWCFALADRRLILRKGFAKAIEFFLAGLVRHRTWKLLLAIWVAGLIAISIVFQLGGAHWHGLFSALVGLAVGGGVIWAIRIIASSAMGMEAMGFGDVTLMAMIGAFLGWQAAVAAFFLSPFAAIVIVVFQYIITREPRVPFGPYLCAGAALTVIGWDRVMNQWFLPNLFFLGNFILWLCLAMLGLMGAMLFVWRQIKQRLFA, from the coding sequence GTGTTTGATTTTTGGCTCACGCTCTCACTGAATTTGCGACTCGCGTTGCTGGCGATTTTGGGGTTGCTCAGCGGCGCGTTTGCGAACCATGTCATCTACACGTGGTGCTGGTTCGCGCGTCCCATTTCACCTTGGGCGTCTCCGTCGCCCCAAGCGCCGAAACGCCAAGCGATCGATCGCATTCCGCTGGTGGGGTGGTTTTCGCTTCGCCGCGAAGCCGAGCTTCATGGCCGTGGATTTTGGATCCGGCCGGTGCTGATCGAGATCGGATTGGCGATTGCGATCCCCGCGTTGTACATATTCGAGACACAAAGTGGTGGTCTGCTTGCGGAATCGCTGCGAGTACCGCAGGTGCTCAGCATGCCGTGGTTGATCACCAGTGGACACCGTGTGTTTCTTGGACATGCCGTGTTGTTGGTGCTGATGGTCGCGGCCACCTTCATTGACTTTGACGAGCAAACGATTCCCGACGAAATCACGATCCCCGGAACGCTGTTCGCGTTGTTATTGGGATCCATTTCCGATTGGGGGTTTATGCCGATTTCGCTGCCGATCGGCGGTCCTGCGGTCGAGCTGACTCGCGCCACGTTCGAGGCTCCGTGGTTTCCCGCGTTAGGAAAATGGTGGACCAGCACCGGGCTGTTAACGGGATTGGCGATATGGAGCGGTTGGTGCTTTGCGCTGGCGGATCGTCGTTTGATCTTACGAAAAGGATTCGCCAAAGCGATCGAGTTCTTCTTGGCAGGGCTGGTGCGTCATCGGACTTGGAAGCTGTTGCTTGCCATTTGGGTCGCGGGTTTGATCGCGATCTCGATTGTCTTCCAGCTTGGCGGTGCTCATTGGCATGGGCTGTTTTCCGCGTTGGTCGGGCTAGCCGTGGGGGGCGGCGTGATTTGGGCGATCCGTATCATCGCCTCGAGCGCGATGGGGATGGAAGCGATGGGGTTTGGCGATGTCACGTTGATGGCCATGATCGGAGCGTTTTTGGGATGGCAGGCTGCCGTCGCCGCCTTTTTCCTCTCTCCCTTTGCTGCGATTGTGATCGTGGTGTTCCAGTACATCATCACGCGTGAACCGCGTGTGCCATTTGGTCCCTATTTGTGTGCCGGGGCAGCATTGACGGTGATTGGATGGGACCGAGTGATGAACCAGTGGTTCCTGCCGAACCTGTTTTTCCTCGGCAATTTTATCCTCTGGCTCTGTTTGGCGATGCTCGGTCTAATGGGGGCCATGTTGTTTGTTTGGCGGCAGATCAAACAGCGTCTGTTTGCCTAA